The following proteins come from a genomic window of Enterobacter chengduensis:
- a CDS encoding non-oxidative hydroxyarylic acid decarboxylases subunit D translates to MICPRCADEHIEVMATSPVKGVWTVYQCQHCLYTWRDTEPLRRTSREHYPEAFRMTQKDIDEAPQVPTIPPLL, encoded by the coding sequence ATGATTTGTCCACGTTGTGCCGATGAGCATATTGAAGTGATGGCGACGTCGCCGGTAAAAGGCGTCTGGACGGTTTACCAGTGCCAGCACTGTTTGTATACCTGGCGCGATACCGAACCGCTGCGCCGGACCAGCCGGGAGCATTACCCGGAAGCGTTCCGCATGACGCAGAAGGATATTGACGAGGCGCCGCAGGTGCCGACGATCCCGCCGCTGTTGTAA
- a CDS encoding DUF4440 domain-containing protein, whose protein sequence is MTPFEHDIIDLHIALEEWLGKGEGDPDALLARFGPDFLMIPPGGAHIDYSGLASFLENQRGSRPGLKIVIDELSTIQRWEGGAVLHYRETQTRPELPVNVRWSTAVLSQEGDRIVWRLLHETAQP, encoded by the coding sequence ATGACGCCTTTCGAACACGACATTATCGACCTCCACATTGCGCTTGAAGAGTGGTTAGGCAAAGGGGAAGGCGACCCCGATGCCCTGCTCGCCCGCTTCGGTCCAGATTTTCTGATGATCCCGCCGGGCGGTGCTCATATCGACTATAGCGGCCTGGCCAGCTTTCTGGAAAACCAGCGCGGAAGCCGTCCCGGACTGAAGATCGTCATTGATGAACTCTCCACGATCCAGCGCTGGGAGGGGGGCGCGGTGCTTCACTACCGGGAGACGCAAACCCGGCCAGAGCTGCCCGTCAACGTGCGCTGGTCAACCGCGGTGCTCAGTCAGGAAGGCGATCGGATAGTTTGGCGTCTACTGCACGAAACGGCCCAGCCGTAA
- the nlpD gene encoding murein hydrolase activator NlpD has product MSAGSPKFTISRVAALSLVSLWLAGCTSSNNAPAPVSSVGGNSGSGNTSSGMLITPPPKMGTAAPQQTPQIQPVQHPVTQPMQVQPVEQPVQTQNGRIVYNRQYGNIPKGSYTGGSTYTVKRGDTLFYIAWITGNDFRDLAQRNNVQAPYGLEVGQTLQVGNATGTPLTPGNTVSAADVTAQNNSVKPAQKSTTVVASQPVITYSEDSGDQTANKMLPNNKGTATTVTAPVTAPVVSSTEPTASSMTSSSPISAWRWPTDGKVIENFSSSEGGNKGIDIAGSKGQAIIATADGRVVYAGNALRGYGNLIIIKHNDDYLSAYAHNDTMLVREQQEVKAGQKIATMGSTGTSSTRLHFEIRYKGKSVNPLQYLPQR; this is encoded by the coding sequence ATGAGCGCGGGAAGCCCTAAATTCACCATCAGCCGTGTTGCGGCATTATCACTGGTTTCACTCTGGCTGGCAGGCTGTACAAGTTCTAACAACGCGCCTGCGCCGGTCAGTTCCGTCGGTGGAAACAGCGGCTCCGGTAACACGTCCAGCGGAATGTTAATCACGCCGCCGCCTAAAATGGGTACCGCTGCGCCGCAGCAAACACCACAGATTCAGCCTGTGCAACATCCTGTTACACAGCCAATGCAGGTTCAGCCAGTTGAACAACCTGTTCAGACCCAAAATGGCCGCATAGTCTATAACCGCCAGTATGGGAACATTCCGAAAGGCAGCTACACCGGCGGCAGCACCTATACCGTGAAACGCGGCGATACGCTGTTCTACATTGCGTGGATCACCGGGAACGATTTCCGCGACCTCGCACAGCGCAATAACGTCCAGGCCCCATACGGTCTGGAAGTCGGGCAAACGCTCCAGGTAGGCAACGCGACGGGCACGCCGCTGACGCCTGGCAACACCGTTTCAGCGGCCGACGTAACGGCTCAAAATAACAGCGTTAAGCCTGCACAAAAATCCACCACGGTGGTTGCTTCACAACCTGTAATTACGTATTCTGAGGACTCAGGTGATCAGACTGCTAACAAAATGTTGCCGAATAATAAAGGGACTGCGACTACTGTCACAGCACCGGTAACGGCACCTGTGGTTAGCTCTACTGAACCGACTGCCAGCAGTATGACCTCCAGTTCGCCAATCTCTGCATGGCGCTGGCCAACTGACGGCAAGGTTATCGAGAACTTCTCTTCCTCCGAAGGGGGAAATAAAGGGATCGATATCGCAGGGAGTAAAGGACAGGCTATCATCGCGACCGCAGACGGGCGCGTTGTGTATGCCGGTAACGCTCTGCGCGGTTACGGTAATCTTATTATCATCAAACATAACGATGATTACCTGAGTGCCTACGCCCATAACGACACAATGCTGGTCCGGGAACAACAAGAAGTTAAGGCGGGGCAAAAAATCGCTACCATGGGTAGCACCGGAACCAGTTCTACACGCTTGCATTTTGAAATTCGTTACAAGGGGAAATCCGTAAACCCGCTGCAGTACTTGCCGCAGCGATAA
- a CDS encoding protein-L-isoaspartate(D-aspartate) O-methyltransferase, whose product MVSKRVQTLLEQLRAQGIRDEHVLEALAQVPREKFVDEAFEHKAWENVALPIGQGQTISQPYMVARMTELLELTPDSRVLEIGTGSGYQTAILAHLVHHVCSVERIKGLQWQARRRLKQLDLHNVSTRHGDGWQGWKARAPFDAIIVTAAPPEIPAALLSQLDEGGILVLPVGDEQQLLKRVRRRGGEFIIDTVEAVRFVPLVKGELA is encoded by the coding sequence ATGGTAAGCAAACGTGTACAAACTCTTCTGGAACAACTTCGCGCACAGGGGATCCGCGACGAGCACGTGCTTGAAGCGCTTGCCCAGGTTCCGCGTGAGAAATTTGTAGACGAGGCGTTTGAGCACAAAGCGTGGGAAAACGTGGCGCTGCCTATTGGGCAAGGCCAGACGATTTCGCAGCCTTACATGGTGGCGCGCATGACCGAGCTGCTGGAGCTGACGCCCGACTCCCGCGTGCTGGAGATCGGCACCGGCTCGGGGTATCAAACCGCAATCCTGGCGCATCTGGTTCATCACGTCTGCTCCGTTGAGCGGATAAAAGGGTTACAGTGGCAGGCGCGTCGCCGCCTGAAACAACTGGATTTACATAATGTTTCGACACGACACGGTGATGGATGGCAGGGTTGGAAGGCTCGGGCCCCGTTTGACGCGATCATCGTGACGGCGGCCCCGCCTGAAATTCCAGCAGCCCTGTTGTCGCAGCTGGATGAAGGGGGCATTCTTGTTCTGCCCGTCGGAGATGAGCAGCAGCTTTTGAAGCGCGTTCGTCGGCGCGGCGGCGAGTTTATTATCGACACCGTGGAAGCCGTGCGCTTTGTGCCTCTGGTGAAGGGGGAGTTGGCCTGA
- a CDS encoding MFS transporter → MTYRSKVAAVYLLGFFLDLINMFIASVAFPAMAHAFNTTPSALAWVSNGYIAGLTLVIPFSSILTRRIGPKRVILLSLFLFSAASAAAGLSATLEGLIAWRVLQGVGGGLLIPVGQALTWQQFKPHERAKLSSAVMLVALLAPACSPAIGGLLVQALSWRWIFFATLPVAVATFVLACLWLKHEMPAMKTARLLNLPLLANPLLRFSMLVYICVPGMFIGVNVTGMFYLQQVAHMSPAATGMLMLPWSVASFVAITATGRYFNRIGPRPLIVFGCLLQATGILLLVNVSSATLLPAVAFTLMGAGGSLCSSTAQSSAFLTTRPEEMPDASALWNLNRQLSFFGGALLLAQALNLAQTWLTPLAAWHGMFIFAAGMTLLPVLYAFRLNNTQVLSQLRQENA, encoded by the coding sequence ATGACGTATCGCAGCAAAGTCGCCGCTGTTTATCTGCTGGGCTTTTTTCTTGATTTGATCAACATGTTTATTGCCAGCGTCGCCTTCCCGGCAATGGCTCACGCCTTTAACACCACGCCTTCAGCGCTTGCCTGGGTCAGTAACGGGTACATTGCCGGCCTGACGCTGGTGATCCCGTTCAGCAGCATCCTCACGCGCCGCATCGGACCAAAGCGCGTCATCCTGCTCTCGCTTTTTCTGTTCAGCGCAGCCTCTGCGGCGGCGGGCCTGTCTGCTACGCTTGAAGGTCTGATCGCCTGGCGCGTACTCCAGGGCGTGGGAGGTGGGTTATTGATCCCCGTAGGACAGGCGCTGACCTGGCAACAGTTTAAACCTCACGAGCGCGCCAAGCTCTCCTCGGCGGTGATGCTGGTCGCGTTGCTTGCCCCCGCCTGCTCCCCTGCTATCGGGGGCCTGCTGGTGCAGGCGCTAAGCTGGCGGTGGATATTTTTCGCCACGCTACCGGTTGCTGTCGCGACCTTTGTGCTGGCCTGCCTGTGGCTTAAACACGAAATGCCCGCGATGAAAACGGCCAGACTGCTAAACCTGCCGTTGCTTGCGAACCCGCTTTTGCGCTTCTCTATGCTGGTCTATATCTGCGTACCCGGCATGTTTATTGGGGTGAACGTTACGGGGATGTTTTATCTTCAGCAGGTGGCGCACATGAGTCCGGCCGCGACGGGGATGCTCATGCTGCCGTGGTCCGTGGCATCTTTTGTCGCCATCACGGCAACGGGACGCTATTTTAACCGTATCGGCCCCCGGCCGCTGATCGTCTTCGGCTGCCTGCTGCAGGCGACGGGTATTCTGCTTTTGGTTAACGTCAGTTCAGCTACGCTGCTCCCTGCCGTTGCGTTTACCCTGATGGGCGCGGGGGGAAGCCTGTGCAGCAGTACGGCTCAGAGCAGCGCGTTTCTGACGACGCGCCCGGAAGAGATGCCGGATGCCAGCGCGCTGTGGAACCTTAATCGTCAGCTGAGCTTTTTTGGCGGAGCCCTGCTGCTGGCGCAGGCGCTGAACCTGGCACAGACCTGGCTAACGCCGCTCGCCGCATGGCACGGGATGTTTATTTTTGCCGCAGGCATGACCTTGCTGCCTGTACTGTATGCTTTTCGTCTTAACAATACGCAGGTGCTGAGCCAGCTGCGACAGGAGAATGCATGA
- a CDS encoding non-oxidative hydroxyarylic acid decarboxylases subunit B produces the protein MRLIVGMTGATGAPLGVALLQALREMPEVETHLVMSKWAKTTIELETPYTAQDVAALADVVHSPADQAATISSGSFRTDGMIVIPCSMKTLAGIRAGYAEGLVGRAADVVLKEGRKLVLVPRETPLSTIHLENMLALSRMGVAMVPPMPAYYNHPQTADDITQHIVTRVLDQFGLEHKKARRWNGLREAKHFSQENKDGI, from the coding sequence ATGAGATTGATAGTCGGAATGACGGGGGCAACGGGTGCTCCGCTGGGCGTGGCGCTGCTGCAGGCGCTGCGGGAAATGCCGGAGGTGGAGACGCATCTGGTCATGTCTAAGTGGGCAAAAACCACCATCGAGCTGGAAACGCCCTACACCGCGCAGGACGTTGCCGCGCTGGCTGACGTTGTCCACAGCCCGGCCGATCAGGCCGCCACTATCTCCTCCGGCTCGTTTCGCACCGACGGCATGATCGTCATTCCCTGCAGCATGAAAACGCTGGCGGGGATCCGCGCGGGCTACGCCGAAGGGCTGGTGGGCCGTGCGGCGGATGTGGTCCTGAAAGAGGGGCGCAAGCTGGTGTTGGTTCCGCGCGAAACGCCGCTCAGCACCATTCATCTGGAGAACATGCTGGCGCTTTCCCGCATGGGCGTGGCGATGGTGCCGCCCATGCCTGCGTATTACAACCACCCGCAAACCGCCGATGACATTACCCAGCATATCGTGACCCGCGTGCTTGACCAGTTCGGTCTGGAGCATAAAAAAGCGCGCCGCTGGAACGGGCTGCGGGAGGCGAAACATTTTTCACAGGAGAATAAAGATGGCATTTGA
- a CDS encoding MarR family winged helix-turn-helix transcriptional regulator, translated as MELRQEAFHLLRQLFQQHTAQWQHALPELTKPQYAVMRSIAEHPGIEQVALTEVAVSTKATLAEMLSRMEARGLVKREHDPADKRRRFVFLTPEGEALLAGCQPVGNEVDEAFLGRLSKAEREQFSALIKKMMHD; from the coding sequence ATGGAACTAAGACAAGAGGCGTTCCACCTGTTACGTCAGCTTTTTCAACAGCATACCGCGCAGTGGCAACATGCCTTACCGGAACTGACCAAGCCGCAGTATGCGGTTATGCGCTCCATTGCCGAGCATCCGGGCATTGAACAGGTGGCATTGACCGAAGTGGCGGTCAGCACCAAAGCGACCCTGGCGGAGATGCTCAGCCGGATGGAGGCGCGCGGGCTGGTCAAACGCGAGCACGATCCGGCCGACAAGCGCCGCCGGTTTGTCTTCCTGACGCCGGAAGGGGAAGCCCTGCTTGCAGGCTGTCAACCGGTTGGCAACGAGGTGGATGAGGCGTTTTTAGGCCGTCTTAGCAAGGCCGAGCGGGAGCAGTTCTCTGCGCTCATCAAAAAGATGATGCACGATTAA
- a CDS encoding LysR family transcriptional regulator translates to MINLQRAQMFVAVADTGSFTAAAEAMGLTKAVVSFNIRQLEDELGVTLLLRSTRRLTLTEAGALFHQRSVALLKDAERLQDDVRANHAGLTGELRITTTPEYGARVVVPLLAEFSQQHPDLRVRHVSSSLHADLISERFDVAIRLGTLADSRNHAALISHFSILPVATPGWLANHPVETLAQLAHADWIIHERLASPLRWQVQDAGGAPETLEIKKAPRLFADSAQALMAFAIGGGGVALLPEWLARDALDGGKLVPVLPEYTFARQGIYAVYPDARHVSAKVRTFIDFMRTRVN, encoded by the coding sequence ATGATTAACCTCCAGCGGGCGCAGATGTTTGTCGCGGTGGCCGATACCGGCAGTTTCACTGCCGCGGCCGAGGCTATGGGGCTGACGAAAGCCGTGGTCAGCTTCAATATTCGCCAGCTTGAAGATGAGCTGGGCGTTACGCTGCTGCTGCGCTCCACCCGTCGCCTGACGTTAACCGAGGCGGGCGCGCTTTTTCATCAGCGCAGCGTGGCGCTACTGAAGGACGCAGAACGGCTGCAGGATGATGTCCGCGCCAACCATGCGGGGCTCACCGGTGAACTGCGGATCACGACCACGCCCGAATATGGCGCACGGGTGGTGGTGCCGCTGCTGGCCGAGTTCAGCCAGCAGCATCCGGATCTTCGCGTGCGGCATGTTTCGTCATCCCTGCACGCGGACCTTATCTCGGAGCGCTTTGACGTGGCCATCCGGCTAGGGACGCTTGCCGATTCGCGCAACCACGCCGCGCTGATTTCGCACTTCTCGATTCTCCCGGTCGCGACGCCCGGGTGGCTCGCTAACCATCCTGTTGAAACGCTTGCGCAGCTGGCCCACGCGGACTGGATTATTCACGAGCGCCTGGCCTCGCCGCTGCGCTGGCAGGTGCAAGATGCCGGCGGTGCGCCGGAAACGCTGGAGATAAAAAAAGCGCCGCGCCTGTTTGCCGACAGCGCTCAGGCCCTGATGGCCTTTGCGATCGGAGGCGGTGGCGTGGCGTTACTGCCGGAATGGCTGGCGCGCGATGCGCTTGATGGGGGAAAACTGGTCCCGGTTTTACCGGAATATACCTTTGCGCGGCAGGGCATCTATGCGGTTTATCCCGATGCCCGGCATGTGTCAGCGAAAGTGCGCACCTTTATCGATTTTATGCGCACCAGGGTGAATTAA
- the mutS gene encoding DNA mismatch repair protein MutS — translation MNESIDKDLSDHTPMMQQYLKLKAQHPEILLFYRMGDFYELFYDDARRASQLLDISLTKRGASAGEPIPMAGIPHHAVENYLAKLVNQGESVAICEQIGDPATSKGPVERKVVRIVTPGTISDEALLQERQDNLLAALWQDGKGFGYATLDISSGRFRLSEPADRETMAAELQRTNPAELLYAEDFAEMALIEGRRGLRRRPLWEFEIDTARQQLNLQFGTRDLIGFGVENAPLGLCAAGCLLQYVKDTQRTALPHIRSITMERQQDSIIMDAATRRNLEITQNLAGGVENTLASVLDSTVTPMGSRMLKRWLHMPIRDTGTLVCRQQTIAALQDRYTELQPVLRQVGDLERILARLALRTARPRDLARMRHAFQQLPELRAQLSGVESAPVQKLRETMGEFAELRELLERAIIDAPPVLVRDGGVIAPGYNEELDEWRALADGATDYLDKLEIRERERLGLDTLKVGYNAVHGYYIQISRGQSHLAPIHYVRRQTLKNAERYIIPELKEYEDKVLTSKGKALALEKQLYDELFDMLMPHLADLQLSASALAELDVLVNLAERAETLNYSCPTFTDKPGIRITEGRHPVVEQVLNEPFIANPLSLSPQRRMLIITGPNMGGKSTYMRQTALIALLAYIGSYVPAQNVEIGPIDRIFTRVGAADDLASGRSTFMVEMTETANILHNATEHSLVLMDEVGRGTSTYDGLSLAWACAESLANKIKAMTLFATHYFELTQLPEKMEGVANVHLDALEHGDTIAFMHTVQDGAASKSYGLAVAALAGVPKEVIKRARQKLRELESLSPNAAATQIDGTQMSLLVPAEETSPAVEALENLDPDSLTPRQALEWIYRLKSLV, via the coding sequence ATGAATGAGTCTATTGACAAGGATCTATCTGACCATACGCCAATGATGCAGCAGTATCTGAAGCTGAAAGCACAGCATCCTGAGATCCTGCTGTTTTACCGTATGGGCGATTTTTACGAGCTGTTCTATGACGATGCCAGGCGTGCATCGCAGCTGCTCGACATCTCCCTGACCAAACGTGGCGCATCGGCAGGGGAACCCATTCCCATGGCAGGTATTCCGCACCACGCGGTGGAGAACTACCTGGCGAAACTGGTGAATCAGGGTGAGTCCGTCGCCATTTGCGAGCAGATCGGCGATCCGGCGACCTCAAAAGGCCCGGTGGAACGCAAAGTCGTGCGCATCGTCACGCCGGGCACCATCAGTGATGAAGCCCTGCTTCAGGAGCGCCAGGATAACCTGCTGGCCGCGCTGTGGCAGGACGGCAAAGGGTTTGGCTACGCCACGCTGGACATCAGCTCCGGGCGTTTTCGCTTGAGTGAACCGGCTGACCGGGAAACGATGGCGGCCGAATTGCAGCGCACCAACCCGGCCGAGCTGCTCTATGCCGAAGATTTCGCCGAAATGGCGCTGATTGAAGGCCGTCGTGGCTTACGCCGCCGCCCGCTGTGGGAATTCGAAATTGATACCGCGCGCCAGCAGCTAAATCTGCAGTTTGGCACCCGCGACCTGATCGGTTTTGGCGTCGAAAATGCGCCGCTCGGGCTGTGTGCGGCAGGCTGTCTCCTTCAGTACGTGAAAGATACCCAGCGCACCGCCCTGCCGCATATCCGCTCTATCACCATGGAGCGCCAGCAGGACAGCATCATCATGGATGCCGCCACGCGCCGTAACCTGGAGATTACGCAGAACCTGGCGGGCGGCGTCGAAAATACGCTCGCGTCGGTCCTCGACAGTACGGTGACGCCAATGGGCAGCCGCATGCTGAAACGCTGGCTGCATATGCCGATTCGCGATACCGGTACGCTGGTTTGCCGTCAGCAGACAATTGCGGCGTTGCAGGATCGCTATACCGAACTGCAGCCGGTTCTGCGTCAGGTGGGCGATCTGGAGCGTATCCTTGCCCGTCTGGCGCTGCGCACGGCGCGCCCACGCGACCTCGCGCGGATGCGCCATGCTTTCCAGCAGCTGCCGGAGCTGCGTGCGCAGCTGAGCGGCGTTGAAAGCGCGCCGGTACAGAAACTCCGTGAAACCATGGGCGAATTCGCCGAACTTCGCGAACTGCTGGAGCGCGCCATCATCGATGCGCCTCCGGTTCTGGTGCGCGACGGCGGCGTGATTGCCCCCGGCTACAATGAGGAGCTGGACGAGTGGCGCGCGCTGGCCGACGGCGCAACGGACTATCTTGATAAGCTGGAGATCCGCGAGCGCGAGCGTCTTGGGCTCGACACCCTGAAAGTGGGGTATAACGCGGTACACGGTTACTATATTCAGATCAGCCGCGGGCAGAGCCACCTGGCGCCGATTCACTACGTGCGTCGCCAGACGCTGAAAAACGCCGAACGCTATATTATTCCCGAGCTGAAAGAGTACGAGGACAAAGTTCTTACCTCGAAAGGCAAAGCGCTGGCGCTGGAAAAACAGCTTTATGACGAGCTGTTCGACATGCTGATGCCGCACCTGGCCGACCTGCAGCTGAGCGCCAGCGCGCTGGCGGAGCTGGACGTGCTGGTGAACCTGGCAGAACGCGCGGAAACCCTGAACTACAGCTGCCCGACCTTTACCGACAAGCCGGGCATTCGCATCACTGAAGGTCGTCACCCGGTGGTCGAGCAGGTGCTGAACGAACCGTTCATCGCCAACCCGCTGAGCCTGTCGCCGCAGAGAAGAATGCTGATCATTACCGGTCCGAACATGGGCGGTAAGAGTACCTATATGCGACAGACGGCGCTGATTGCGCTGCTCGCGTATATCGGCAGCTACGTTCCGGCGCAAAACGTGGAGATTGGCCCCATCGACCGCATCTTTACCCGCGTCGGGGCGGCGGACGATCTGGCGAGCGGTCGCTCAACCTTCATGGTCGAAATGACCGAAACGGCAAACATTCTGCATAACGCGACGGAGCACAGCCTGGTGCTGATGGACGAAGTCGGGCGCGGCACGTCAACCTACGACGGCCTGTCGCTGGCGTGGGCGTGTGCGGAGAGCCTCGCGAACAAAATCAAGGCCATGACGCTGTTCGCCACCCACTACTTCGAGCTGACGCAGCTGCCGGAGAAAATGGAGGGGGTAGCAAACGTCCACCTTGATGCGCTGGAGCACGGCGATACCATCGCCTTCATGCATACGGTGCAGGATGGCGCAGCGAGCAAGAGCTATGGTCTGGCCGTTGCGGCGCTGGCAGGCGTGCCGAAAGAGGTGATCAAGCGCGCGCGTCAGAAACTGCGTGAGCTGGAAAGCCTGTCACCGAATGCGGCGGCGACGCAGATTGATGGCACGCAGATGTCGCTGCTGGTGCCTGCGGAAGAGACGTCGCCAGCGGTGGAAGCGCTGGAAAACCTCGACCCGGACTCCCTGACGCCGCGTCAGGCGCTGGAGTGGATTTATCGGTTGAAAAGCCTGGTTTAG
- a CDS encoding non-oxidative hydroxyarylic acid decarboxylases subunit C has translation MAFDDLRSFLQALDEQGQLLKIEEEVNAEPDLAAAANATGRIGDGAPALWFDNIRGFTDARVVMNTIGSWQNHAISMGLPANTPVKKQIDEFIRRWDTFPIAPERRANPAWAQNTVDGDDINLFDILPLFRLNDGDGGFYLDKACVVSRDPLDPENFGKQNVGIYRMEVKGKRKLGLQPVPMHDIALHLHKAEERGEDLPIAITLGNDPIITLMGATPLKYDQSEYEMAGALRESPYPIATAPLTGFDVPWGSEVILEGVIEGRKREIEGPFGEFTGHYSGGRNMTVVRIDKVSYRTKPIFESLYLGMPWTEIDYLMGPATCVPLYQQLKAEFPEVQAVNAMYTHGLLAIISTKKRYGGFARAVGLRAMTTPHGLGYVKMVIVVDEDVDPFNLPQVMWALSSKVNPAGDLVQLPNMSVLELDPGSSPAGITDKLIIDATTPVAPDTRGHYSQPVQDLPETKAWAEKLTAMLAARQ, from the coding sequence ATGGCATTTGATGATTTGAGAAGCTTCCTGCAGGCGCTCGATGAGCAAGGGCAACTGCTGAAAATTGAGGAAGAGGTCAACGCCGAGCCGGATCTGGCGGCGGCAGCCAACGCTACCGGCCGCATTGGCGACGGCGCGCCCGCGCTGTGGTTCGACAATATTCGTGGCTTTACCGATGCCCGCGTGGTGATGAACACCATCGGCTCCTGGCAGAACCACGCCATTTCGATGGGGCTGCCTGCTAATACGCCGGTGAAAAAGCAGATCGACGAATTTATTCGCCGTTGGGATACATTTCCGATTGCACCGGAGCGCCGCGCCAATCCGGCCTGGGCGCAGAATACGGTCGACGGTGACGACATTAACCTGTTCGATATCCTGCCGCTTTTCCGTCTGAACGACGGCGACGGCGGGTTTTATCTTGATAAAGCGTGCGTCGTCTCGCGCGATCCGCTCGATCCGGAGAATTTCGGCAAGCAGAACGTCGGCATCTACCGTATGGAAGTGAAGGGCAAGCGCAAGCTTGGCCTGCAGCCTGTTCCGATGCACGATATCGCCCTGCACCTGCACAAAGCGGAAGAGCGCGGCGAGGATCTGCCGATTGCGATCACCCTCGGCAACGATCCGATCATCACCCTGATGGGCGCCACGCCGCTGAAGTACGATCAGTCCGAGTATGAAATGGCCGGCGCGCTGCGTGAAAGCCCGTACCCGATTGCCACCGCGCCGCTGACGGGTTTCGACGTGCCGTGGGGTTCAGAAGTGATCCTGGAAGGGGTGATTGAAGGCCGCAAGCGTGAAATCGAGGGGCCGTTCGGCGAGTTTACCGGACACTATTCCGGTGGCCGTAACATGACGGTTGTCCGCATCGACAAGGTTTCCTATCGCACCAAACCGATTTTCGAATCCCTTTATCTCGGCATGCCGTGGACCGAGATTGACTATCTGATGGGGCCAGCCACCTGCGTGCCGCTCTACCAGCAGCTGAAAGCGGAATTCCCGGAAGTGCAGGCGGTGAACGCGATGTACACCCACGGTCTGCTGGCAATTATCTCCACCAAAAAACGCTACGGCGGTTTTGCCCGCGCGGTCGGCTTGCGTGCCATGACCACGCCGCACGGTCTGGGCTACGTGAAGATGGTGATCGTAGTGGACGAGGATGTCGATCCGTTCAACCTCCCGCAGGTGATGTGGGCGCTGTCGTCGAAAGTGAACCCGGCAGGGGATCTGGTGCAGCTGCCGAACATGTCGGTGCTTGAACTCGACCCGGGATCCAGCCCGGCGGGCATTACCGACAAGCTGATTATCGATGCCACTACGCCCGTCGCGCCGGATACCCGGGGCCACTACAGCCAGCCGGTACAGGATCTGCCTGAAACCAAAGCCTGGGCTGAAAAGCTGACCGCGATGCTGGCAGCACGTCAATAA
- the rpoS gene encoding RNA polymerase sigma factor RpoS, whose amino-acid sequence MSQNTLKVHDLNEDAEFDENGVEAFDEKALVEEEPSDNDLAEEELLSQGATQRVLDATQLYLGEIGYSPLLTAEEEVYFARRALRGDVASRRRMIESNLRLVVKIARRYGNRGLALLDLIEEGNLGLIRAVEKFDPERGFRFSTYATWWIRQTIERAIMNQTRTIRLPIHIVKELNVYLRTARELSHKLDHEPSAEEIAEQLDKPVDDVSRMLRLNERITSVDTPLGGDSEKALLDILADEKDNGPEDTTQDDDMKQSIVKWLFELNAKQREVLARRFGLLGYEAATLEDVGREIGLTRERVRQIQVEGLRRLREILQGQGLNIEALFRE is encoded by the coding sequence ATGAGTCAGAATACGCTGAAAGTTCATGATTTAAATGAAGACGCGGAATTTGATGAGAACGGAGTAGAGGCTTTTGACGAAAAAGCCTTAGTAGAAGAGGAACCCAGTGATAACGATTTGGCTGAAGAAGAGCTGTTATCGCAGGGCGCCACACAGCGTGTACTGGACGCGACTCAGCTTTACCTTGGGGAGATTGGTTACTCCCCACTGCTAACGGCCGAAGAAGAAGTCTATTTCGCACGTCGTGCTTTGCGTGGTGATGTTGCCTCGCGTCGTCGCATGATTGAAAGTAACCTGCGACTGGTCGTGAAAATTGCCCGCCGTTACGGCAATCGTGGTCTGGCCCTGCTGGACCTGATTGAAGAGGGTAACTTAGGCCTCATCCGCGCAGTTGAGAAGTTTGACCCGGAACGCGGGTTCCGTTTCTCAACCTACGCGACCTGGTGGATTCGTCAGACCATCGAACGGGCTATTATGAACCAGACCCGTACGATCCGCCTGCCGATCCACATCGTCAAAGAGTTGAACGTGTATCTGCGTACCGCGCGCGAGTTGTCCCATAAGCTGGACCACGAGCCAAGCGCAGAAGAAATTGCCGAACAACTCGATAAACCGGTTGATGACGTAAGCCGTATGCTGCGTCTCAACGAGCGCATTACCTCGGTTGACACACCGCTGGGTGGCGATTCCGAAAAAGCGCTGCTGGACATCCTGGCCGATGAAAAAGACAACGGTCCGGAAGACACCACGCAGGACGATGACATGAAGCAGAGCATCGTCAAATGGCTGTTCGAACTGAACGCCAAACAGCGTGAAGTGCTGGCACGTCGTTTCGGTTTACTGGGGTATGAAGCTGCGACACTGGAAGACGTCGGCCGTGAAATTGGCCTGACCCGTGAACGTGTTCGTCAGATTCAGGTTGAAGGTCTGCGCCGCCTGCGTGAAATCCTGCAGGGGCAAGGTCTGAATATCGAAGCGCTGTTCCGCGAATAA